One genomic region from Salvia hispanica cultivar TCC Black 2014 chromosome 2, UniMelb_Shisp_WGS_1.0, whole genome shotgun sequence encodes:
- the LOC125206679 gene encoding protein FAR1-RELATED SEQUENCE 5-like, which produces MESVANNEGMYIPVCDDALKPMIGMKFNTLVEAVGFYEHYARSVGFGIRKMGNKSVQGITKWQYLACNRQGSKNFIPGHASQSTEVSFKKRRCRSFRCECLAKLNLRYYSDGKSRGYEVYQFVEYHNHLMVADEHRHFMMANRNLDPIHRRFMEDCGRCNIGPTLTFKLLKEIMGGPENVGCDIIDIRNGYRDIMSNIDGSDAQMIFDYMRSQKESSDAFYYEIEIGSHGKLTRLFWADAISRRNYHMFGDVISFDSTYNTNRYITFVANRHKMILFIA; this is translated from the exons ATGGAATCTGTAGCAAATAACGAAG GTATGTACATTCCTGTTTGTGATGATGCTTTGAAGCCAATGATTGGtatgaaattcaatacattaGTAGAAGCAGTTGGTTTCTATGAACATTATGCTCGTTCAGTTGGTTTTGGCATTCGTAAAATGGGTAACAAATCAGTTCAAGGTATTACTAAGTGGCAGTATTTGGCTTGCAACAGACAAGGCTCTAAGAATTTTATACCTGGTCATGCATCCCAATCAACTGAAGTGTCTTTTAAGAAGCGTAGGTGTCGGTCATTTAGGTGTGAATGTCTTGCTAAGCTCAATTTGAGATATTATTCAGATGGCAAGAGCAGAGGATATGAGGTTTATCAGTTTGTTGAGTATCATAATCACTTAATGGTTGCGGATGAGCATAGGCATTTTATGATGGCCAATCGCAATCTGGATCCTATTCATCGGAGGTTTATGGAGGATTGTGGCAGGTGTAATATTGGTCCCACTCTCACATTCAAACTTTTGAAGGAGATAATGGGTGGACCTGAAAATGTTGGATgtgatattattgatattagaAATGGTTATCGTGATATTATGTCCAATATTGATGGTTCAGATGCTCAAATGATTTTTGATTATATGCGTTCTCAAAAGGAATCATCTGATGCCTTCTattatgaaattgagataGGATCTCATGGAAAGTTAACTAGACTCTTTTGGGCTGATGCTATTTCAAGACGAAATTATCATATGTTTGGAGAtgtaatttcatttgattCAACATACAACACTAACAGGTATATTACTTTTGTTGCTAATagacataaaatgatacttttt
- the LOC125206678 gene encoding protein FAR1-RELATED SEQUENCE 5-like has protein sequence MVEVQHKPFMTINRKLTEVHEKFILDCSRANIGPTLTFKFLKEVLGGYQMVGCTVGDIRNASRDIKAYAQGYDVQMVLDEMRRKKELYDAFTYHFEVNSENQYCMIFCPFTSKDNHGRPVTFAAGLVSNEKTCAFAWLFKHFIECMGVAPKMMVTDQDLGMRSTIEEIIVGTRHRWCMWYIMHKLSFKAPKRLLTDEHFKKDFHACVWSELHEPEEFEEMWDAIIVEYGLENPRLNLAEFYLSFNNALESQRHSNAKLNYADSTLVPILATDQPFEKHASTLFTDSMFRRVQEEIVEGCNRCRIVGMSSEGVIDCYKVGDSHRNTFVVTHDKTDQSYVCECKLFGRWMKMAKAVHGYTANVFQNTDAQDEKLILSNELRAFSGGMRDLKTSIDTDSPPISAVEKRRMVEEFYGMVRPQVVEVHPPDVIQTKGSCSTNSKRIISKREKAIKEYNRPLRRCMNCLEMGHHDSRNCPENVNGKGKEKC, from the exons ATGGTGGAGGTGCAACATAAGCCATTCATGACTATAAATCGAAAGTTGACTGAAGTGCATGAGAAATTCATTCTTGATTGTTCAAGGGCTAATATCGGCCCCACGTTGACTTTCAAATTCCTGAAAGAGGTATTGGGAGGCTACCAAATGGTGGGGTGCACCGTTGGGGATATACGTAATGCATCTCGAGACATTAAAGCTTACGCTCAAGGTTATGATGTTCAGATGGTTTTGGACGAGATGCGTAGGAAGAAGGAACTATATGATGCATTTACATATCACTTTGAAGTTAATAGTGAAAATCA GTACTGTATGATTTTTTGTCCATTTACTAGTAAGGATAATCATGGGAGACCTGTTACATTCGCTGCTGGTCTAGTTTCGAATGAGAAGACATGTGCATTTGCTTGGTtgtttaaacattttattgAGTGCATGGGTGTCGCACCCAAGATGATGGTCACAGACCAAGATTTGGGCATGCGGTCAACTATTGAGGAAATTATAGTTGGCACTAGACATCGGTGGTGCATGTGGTATATAATGCACAAGCTTTCGTTCAAAGCTCCGAAGAGGCTCCTCACAGATGAACATTTCAAGAAGGATTTCCATGCTTGTGTGTGGTCCGAATTACACGAACCGGAGGAGTTTGAAGAAATGTGGGATGCAATTATTGTAGAATATGGTCTAGAAAAT CCTCGATTAAATCTTGCTGAATTCTATTTGAGTTTCAATAATGCGTTGGAATCTCAACGTCATTCTAATGCAAAGCTGAACTATGCAGATTCTACTCTTGTGCCAATTTTGGCCACTGACCAGCCTTTCGAAAAGCATGCATCCACATTGTTTACCGACTCTATGTTCAGGAGAGTGCAGGAAGAAATTGTGGAGGGTTGTAACAGATGTCGGATTGTTGGTATGTCATCCGAAGGTGTGATTGATTGCTATAAAGTAGGTGATAGCCACCGAAACACATTTGTTGTGACGCATGACAAGACGGACCAGTCTTACGTGTGCGAATGCAAGTTGTTTGGCAG GTGGATGAAGATGGCAAAGGCTGTACATGGATACACGGCTAATGTGTTTCAAAACACTGATGCCCAAGATGAGAAATTGATTTTATCAAATGAATTGCGCGCTTTTTCTGGTGGTATGAGAGATCTGAAGACTAGTATAGACACTGATTCTCCACCTATATCTGCAGTTGAAAAAAGACGGATGGTTGAAGAGTTTTATGGAATGGTCAGACCACAAGTTGTTGAAGTTCACCCTCCTGACGTTATCCAAACAAAGGGGTCATGTAGTACAAATAGCAAGCGTATAATTTCAAAGAGGGAGAAGGCTATAAAAGAGTACAATAGACCTTTGAGGAGATGTATGAATTGCCTAGAGATGGGCCATCACGATTCCCGGAATTGCCCAGAAAACGTGAATGGTAAGGGCAAGGAGAAATGCTGA